A genomic region of Bombus terrestris chromosome 12, iyBomTerr1.2, whole genome shotgun sequence contains the following coding sequences:
- the LOC100649588 gene encoding ribitol 5-phosphate transferase FKRP, whose product MRFKFVRTLLVLALLANIIVWHRIWRLFSTQNTLRLLTPTTVTPDPPQKLHRRLARLVTVVIRQFETFENDVTSTVESVLSLFPTIPILIVSNELPYPPLELDFANESMQNVKLINLQPEFNKSYDERNPLFYIRTKYVLFLPDGSRLSTKQSMEEIVSQTTKLGAVGVPVGSITLNCVNINLKVKEWSLKFSYITGTECDGINGKHATMLEAKLLRKLTDPFLLPFTDALYIQTTALGVKIHMLSNYHFNEGKSSYKGPQFLWKVQQLHQDHERTMFEKLGIKKVTRASNSIEWYGCSRESSRCFGPVINGIPSYLHQNRFTPPCCISGLRKVAHHVFNKLEEVGIRYWLESGSLLGAMRNGDILPWDHEVQIGVNRDDLSRSSWLIQAMDKPVVDNHGFVWKKATEGEFFKVQYSKVNHLTVNILPFYAKNGSMLKDAWFLNNKDFPEQFLHPMSSIEFAGRQVPCPNNIRDFLELKYFRGVIENPELPGKISFQEFLH is encoded by the exons ATGCGTTTTAAGTTTGTAAGAACGTTATTAGTGCTTGCACTACTAGCTAATATCATTGTGTGGCACAGAATATGGAGGTTATTTTCAACGCAAAACACTTTGCGGTTGTTGACACCAACTACCGTAACACCTGATCCTCCGCAAAAACTTCATCGGCGATTAGCTCGATTAGTAACTGTGGTTATACGACAATTTGAAACCTTTGAAAATGATGTAACTTCCACTGTAGAGTCTGTGTTAAGTCTTTTTCCTACTATACCAATTTTAATAGTAAGCAATGAATTACCATATCCTCCACTGGAATTGGACTTTGCAAATGAAAGCATGCAAAATGTTAAACTAATAAACTTGCAACCGGAATTTAATAAATCTTATGATGAAAGAAATCCACTATTTTATATACGTACAaaatacgttttatttttacCTGATGGTAGTAGGCTTTCTACTAAGCAAAGCATGGAA gaAATTGTATCACAAACTACAAAATTAGGTGCTGTAGGTGTACCAGTAGGAAGTATAACTTTAAATTGTgtcaatataaatttaaaagtaaaagaatgGAGTCTGAAGTTTTCATACATAACAGGCACTGAATGTGATGGAATAAATGGAAAACATGCTACAATGCTTGAggcaaaattattacgaaaattAACTGATCCTTTCTTACTACCTTTTACAGATGCATTATATATTCAAACAACTGCATTAGGTGTAAAG ATTCATATGTTGTCAAATTATCATTTCAACGAAGGAAAATCATCATATAAAGGTCCGCAATTCTTATGGAAGGTACAACAGTTACATCAAGATCATGAACGAACTATGTTTGAAAAATTGGGAATTAAGAAGGTTACAAGAGCTTCCAATTCTATAGAATGGTATGGCTGTTCTAGAGAAAGTAGTAGATGTTTTGGACCAGTCATAAATGGTATTCCATCTTATCTTCATCAAAATCGGTTTACTCCACCTTGCTGCATCTCAGGATTGAGAAAAGTTGCTCATCATgtgtttaataaattagaagaaGTTGGTATCAGATATTGGTTAGAAAGTGGATCTTTACTTGGTGCTATGAGAAATGGTGATATTTTACCATGGGATCATGAAGTACAAATAGGAGTAAATCGTGATGATCTCTCAAGATCATCATGGTTAATTCAAGCCATGGATAAACCTGTTGTTGACAATCATGGTTTTGTCTGGAAAAAGGCAACGGAAGGTGAATTTTTTAAAGTACAGTATTCAAAGGTAAACCATTTAACTGTAAATATACTTCCATTTTATGCAAAAAATGGATCTATGCTTAAAGATGCATGGTTTTTAAACAATAAAGATTTTCCAGAGCAATTTCTTCATCCAATGTCAAGTATCGAATTTGCTGGCAGACAAGTGCCATGCCCAAATAATATTAGGGattttttagaattaaaatatttcagggGTGTGATAGAAAATCCAGAACTCCCtggtaaaatttcttttcaagagtttcttcattaa